The DNA region GTCGCGGACGTACGCCTCCACCGAGTTAGCCGACAGTGAGCGCTCTATCTGCAAGTAGTGCTGGTACTCCTGGATAATTTTAGTCCAATCCGACATAGGGAGGCGGAGGTTCGGGTACTTAAAGTTAAAGGTATTTTCTCAAAATGCGCTCAATGGCACTGGTATACGTTTCGCCGTTGGTATTGAGCAACACCAGCAACGGGTACAAATTGTACAGCGAGCGGCGTTCCTCAAAACCGGGCTCTAACGGAAAAATATTGTCGTAGGCCTCAAAAAAGGCTCTTTCGAATCGCCCGAGCAAGTGCGCGTACGCAATTTCGGCTTCGCGCAAGCCATAGTACGGTGCAGGCCCCAACAGCGACACGTACCCGTCTTCGCCGACCAGCACGTTACCGGCACGCAGATCGCCGTGTAAAAGTGCGGGTTTTTCGCGAGGAATGAGTTGCGGCAGGCGTTCGAACAGCTTTTCCAGACGCGCCAGCGTCTCGGTCGAGATCAGATGACGGTAATGTGCCAGTCCGGCCTGCGCGCGCAGTCGCTTCTCGATCCAGAACCGGATACCGTCCTGATCGAGCGCATTGTCCTGCCGCAAGCCGCACAAGTACGTATCGAAATGCAAGCCAAAGGTGGGATGGGTCCGAATGTGCAACTCGGCCAGTTGCTCGCCCAGCACGCTGGAAAAATCGGGCCGGGGATAGTTTTCGTACAGAAATTCCAGCAACAGGTAGGTATGCTGGCCACTCTGCCCGTGGCCAATCACCTCGGGCAGGCGAATCACGTCCGTCTTCCGCAAGAGTTGCAGGCTTTGCGCCTCCGCCTCCACCACCTGAATGGACACTGCTTCGCTCCATTTCAGAAAAAAAGGTCCGGCATCGGTTCCCAGGCGTACGGCCTGCCAGGTGGGGTTACTCCCCAGCAGTTGAAAATCCAGTACCTCGACATTTCGCCCTAACTGTTCCAACAGTATTGTTTCGAAGAACGGCGTAGGGTCCGCATCTGGTGTCATCATACCTTCCCATTTGGACGCAGTGCATACTTTTCCATCAGGAACGCAAGCAGACGTTGGCCTGAGCGTTCCAGCATGCGCGCTACGTTTTCGAAGCCATCCTGCCCTCCGAAATAAGGATCGGGCACCTGCCCATCTTCGGGTTGAGGATCGAAATCACGCATCAAAACAAGCTTGTCTTGGTACTTTTCCGCCGAGGGCAATTTCCGAATCTCCGTCAGGTTAGCGCGGTCCATGGCGACGATCAGATCAAAAATTTCCAAATCTTCCGTTAAAATTTGACGTGCCCGGTGTGTAAGGTTTAAGCCTCGTTTCGCAGCCGTAGCGCGCATGCGTTCGTCTGCCAACTCGCCAATGTGGTAACGGGAGGTTCCGGAAGAATCGATCGTGATCTGTTCTGATACCTGTGCTTGCTCTACCAGATGTCGAAATATGCCTTCTGCCATAGGCGAACGACAAATATTTCCTAAGCAAACAAATAACACTCGAACGGGAGATGCCATACTTATGGTTTATCAACAATGCCCGGCAAGGGCGTAAGTTTTTTTTAAGAAATAGATAGCTGCCAAGAGGTTACCATTTTAGTGGTCTATCGTATATACCTCTGATGTGTTTTAGCATATATTTGCGACGCCTACGCTCGATCCCACCATTTGCTCCACCACTTGTCAGGTTCATTACAGTAGTTGGCTAACCCCATAGTTATGACGGCTAAAAAGCGCACGGATGTGTCTTTTGTACTTAAGGTTTTAACGCTTTTCTTCTTGCTAGCGCTCGGCATGTGGAAGAACCAAGATTTAAAATCAGATACTACACTCTCTCAGGAAGGGGATCTGTTTCATCCCTTTGACTTGCAGACTTCTGCCCCTGCTGATGCAATATACGGCGAAGTTACAGCAACTGCCGGTACTGCATCGCCCACACTAGAGTAGGTTCCCTCTCCTGGCGTCCACACAACGCCACTTGCCTTTCCCGGAATTTCACTCCCGCTACGGAACGGTCTGCCGCGGTAGAATAGCACGAAATTCGGATTGTGATGCTTGCCTCAACAGGTTAGGCAGTATTTTTGTAAGTCCTAATGCTTTATCACTCACAATCCGCTGAATTCATGAAAAGAGCGCTGCTTCCGTTTGTTATTCTATCCCTCTTTTGCATAGCCCACCTCTCGGCACAAAGCATCAACCCCAAGTCGCGGGTCAGTCAGATCGCGCTGGCGACGTATAAAAGTCCTGAAGGCTACTTGAAGATTCATTACGGTCAACCTTACCGGAAAGACCGGGCCATTTTCGGGGCGTTGGTGCCTTACCACCAGGTATGGCGAACCGGTGCTAACGAGGCGACCGAGCTGACCACTACGTCCGACCTGCTCATTGGCAACAAAGAGCTTAAGGCAGGCACCTACTCGGTCTACACCATTCCGCAACCCAACCGGTGGACGATCATCCTGAACAGCGATTTAGGGGCCTGGGGGGCGTATGAATATACTCCTAAAAAAGATGTCTTGCGTTTCGAAGTTCCTGTGGGCCATACGCCGGAAACCTACGAGGCCTTTACCATCAACATTCTGGGTGATGGGCCCGAAGCGGAGATCCAAATGATGTGGGAGCAGACATTTGTGAGCATCCCGGTAAAAATTCTGGGAGCAACTGCCTCCGCTCCCTGACACGCCATTTTACCTTGTTAATCGAAAAAGCCCGCTGCAGAACTGCAGCGGGCTTTTTCGATTACGTAACGGTTATTCGACCGGTGTGCTTTTGGGCAACGGCTTGGGGCGGGGCTTCTCCGGGTTGTCTTGCCCTTCGGCGGCCCGGTCGTAGGCTTCGATGATCCGCTTGACGAGCCGGTGCCGTACAACATCCTCGCCATCCAGATGGACGAACGAAATGCCTTTGACATCTTTCAGGATGTGAAGCGCCTCCAGCAACCCCGATTTCTGCTGCCGCGGCAAGTCGACCTGCGAGGCATCACCCGTAATGATCGCCTTTGAGTTAGGACCCATCCGCGTCAGAAACATCTTGATTTGCATCGGCGTTGTGTTCTGCGCCTCGTCGAGCAGAATGAAAGCGTTGTGCAGCGTTCGGCCGCGCATGTACGCCAGGGGGGCAATTTCAATCACCCGGTTCTCCTGATAGTACTTGAGCTTTTCGGCAGGCACCATGTCGTCCAGGGCATCGTAGATGGGGCGCAGGTAGGGGTCGATTTTTTCTTTCATATCACCCGGCAGAAAACCCAGATTTTCGCCCGCTTCAACGGCGGGCCGCGTGATGATGATCTTCTTCACCTCCTTATTTTTCAGCGCGCGCACGGCCATGGCCACCGAGATGTACGTCTTGCCGGTACCGGCCGGCCCCACGGCAAACACCAGATCGTGGCGGCGTACCGCTTCGACCAACTTTTGTTGATTGACCGTTTTGGGTTTGATGATGACGCCTTTGGTACCGTAGATAATGGTATCTTCCAACAACTCATTTTCGATGCGCTCTTCGTCCCGGCGGATGTAGCTCTGGACATTTTCCTGGGTCAGGCGTCCAAAGTGATTGTAGTGTTCGAGCAACGCATTCAGGATGTCGTTGATCTTCATAATCTCGGGTGCGGTACCCTTGATACGAATTTCGTTTCCTCGCGAGATAATCTTGCTTTGAGGAAACGCGGACGCAATTTCGTTGATGTTCTGGTTGGCAACACCCAAGAAGTCCACCAGCGATACATTATCCAGCGTAATGACTTTTTCTACCAAGCGGTTGTGGATTTAAGTGAATATGTTTTACCCTTTGAAACGTTGCAAGAAATTAGAAAAATTCCCCACCATAATCAAAAGCCTACGTCAGTAATTACGCGACCGGCCGCAAATAGGTAATTTCATCTTTACGAAGTTTTATAAATTCTCTTTTATTTGATGTTGTGGCATGACAAGAGGGCATCAGCATAGGCCCTTTTCCACACTACCCCTAATCCTAACCGCATGGTAATTCGCATTGTACGGCTGGTTTTTCGTGAAGATAGCGTCGAGGAATTTCTCCGGATTTTTCAGCGTACCTCTCCCCATATTCGTCATTTCGAAGGGTGCCAGCACCTGGAGCTGCTACACGATTGCACCCATCCGCATGTGTACTACACGTATAGCTACTGGGAGTCGGAAGCGGCCCTGGAGCAGTACCGGCATTCGCCCCTCTTCAAGCAAACCTGGGCAGAGACCCGTCAGCTTTTCGGCGGCAGGCCCTCAGCACATTCGGTACAGCGCGTCACGCAGGTTACCTAAGCACTTCCCGCACAGCCGGCTCAGACGTCGGGGTAGTTTGTGGCGTTAAGTTGGGCAGTTTGATTTTGAACGCCGTGCCCACGCCTGGCGTAGACGTGACGACGATCTGTCCCTTGAGTTTTTCGATCACCTGCTTGGTGATGTAAAGCCCCAGACCCGAGCCGTACGACTCTTCCGAAGCGCGGAAAAACATCTCGAAAATGCGGTCGAGGTGTTTCTGGTCGATGCCTTTCCCGTTGTCTTCCACCACGATCTGGGCATACTCCTGCTTTTGGTTGACCATCACTTTCACGAACGAATCGGGGGCCGTTACTTTCTGGTACTTCACCGCGTTGGACACCAGGTTTTGCATCACAATGGCCAGGCGCCTCGGGTCAGAATAAAAATCGTATTCGCGGTTCACTTCCACGGTGCATTGGATCTTGTCCGCGTGGTCCATGTACCGCAGATTTTCGACCGTATCGTTCAGCAAGTGTTCGAAATCAATCCGTTCGGCTTTTACTTCCAGGCGGGTATTCCGGGAGAAGTTCGTCAGATCGATGATGAAGGTATCGAGTTTATTGACCGACTTTTCGATGAGATTCAGGAACTTGAGTCGTTCTTCCGCGTTATCCTCAATCTTCGAAATATTCAGCAATCCCAGGATAGAACGTAGCGGCGCCCGCAAGTCGTGAGAAGCCCGGTACACAAAGCTATCCAGCTCGAAGTTGGTCCGCTTCAGTTCGTCTTCCCATATTTTTCGTTGGGTGATGTCGTGCCCGAACACCGTCAGGCCGCTAATCTCTCCCTCTTTCGAGAAAATCGGGTTAAAGGAAATTTCCAGGTCGATGCTTCGCGTCGGCAGCTCGTAATGAAACTCTTTTTGCATCGTTTCGCCGGCCAGCGTCCGCGTGAAAATCTTCTTCCAACTGTTGAAATAAAGCGGCGGAATGTATTCGCCCAAGTTTTTACCTTTCTCCAACTCCACGCCAAACCCCACCTGACAGAGCTCCTGGAAAGGCGTATTCAGCGTCATGATGTTGAAGCTACTGTCGAGGGAGTAGATGATATCCGAGGTGTTTTCGATCAGCGCGCTCAGGTTGGCCTCGTTGTGCCGCAGTTCCAGCTCGGCCTGCTTGCGTTTCGAAATATCTTTGGCAAACACGCTGACGCCTGCAACCGCCTCGTTGCTCCCGAAAATGGGGTTGAACGACACTTCAAAGTTCATCACCCGCTCGTCGGCCAGGACGTGGTCAAACTCGATGTAAAAGCGTTCGCCCGCCAAGGCACGTTGGTAATGCTCCTGCCAGAACAAAGTGCTTTTCTGAGAGCTGGCTTCCTGGATGTTGTCGCCCAGTGCGGCTTTTACGCCGTAGACCTCGGGCATAAAGAACTTGCTGGCAATGGTATTGAGGGCGATCAGTTCGTAGTGATGGTTGATTGCCCAAATGCTGTCGGTAGTGTTCTCGATGAGCGCACTCAGGTTGGCCTGGCTTTCGGTCAGTGCCTGCATGGTCGAGATCCGTTCCAGTTCTGCGGCAGCCCGGATCGAGAAGATTTTCAAGATCGATTCGGCAATCTGGCTGTTGAACAGGGGTTTGCTGTCTTCTACATAAAGTACGCCCACCGCACGACGGCGGCTGTCCAGCAACTGAATGCCCATAAAGGTGCGAATCGTATCCGCTACATCCGGTCGGTTTTCCAGCTCTCCGTCACTCATGTAGACAAAGCCCTCCTCCAGGATGGTGCGACAAATGCTGTCGTTTAGTGCAAACTGGTAATTGGGCAACGTCTGCCCATCCCGAAATACTGCCAGCGTCGTTACGTCGGGAGCGCCTTTGGTGACGTCCTCGATCTTCGCAATAACGGCGTTGTTTACTTGCAGGTACGCCGCCAGGTTCTCGACCAGCGAAATAAAGAATTGCTCGCCAATGGCACCCGATACCCCCCGCACAATGTTACGCAAGATTTCCTCGGCCATCTTCCGGTCCGTGATGTCGTTCAGGATGCCGATGAAGTGGGTGAGCTGCTTTTTGTGGTTGTAAACAGGCGACAGATTGAATTCCTGCCACCGCTCCTGTTCGCCGTTGGTTTGATGAAACAGCACACTGCACTCCTCCTGCTGCTGAATGGCCCGGCTCAACAGCGCGAACGCTTCGTTGCGTTCAGAATCGTCGTTCCCCTGATTCAACTGGCGATTCAGGACTTGTAGTAATGGTTCCTGCGCCGTTCCCCGGAATACGCGGTTGCTGTAGATGACCTGGTGCGCAGGAGGACGGGCTTCGGCGATGACAATGCCGTTGTTGCTGGTATCGATGGCGCGCTGCAACAACCGAAGGTTTTCCTGTTGCAGGTACCGCTCCGTGACCTCACGTGTGTTGACCACGATTCCCTGCACTTCGTCTACGTCGAGCAGATTGCTGAATACCGACTCCACGTAAACATAAGTATCGTCTGCACGGCAGAAACGGTATTCCAGCGTTGAGGTCTCTTCCTTCGCCAGAATTTGCCCGAACAGCTTGTCTAACGTCGCCCGGTCTTCCGGATGCACTAAATCGCGCCAGCATTGCTCGTTCAGCTCCATCGCGTCGTACCCCAGATAACGGTAGGTTGACTCACTGGTGTAGCTCACATATCCCTCTTCGTTCAACACCGTCGTGATGTCGGACGAGTTCTGGACGAGCGAACGGAAGCGGGCTTCGCTCTCGGCCAGAGCCAGTTCGGTATTTTTCCGATCCTGAATGTCGAGTGCCGTGAAACAGATGCTGGTGATTTCTTTGTGCTGATTATATACCGGCAGAAAGCTTACCTCAAGCCACAACTGCGATCCGAAAGGCGTGC from Catalinimonas alkaloidigena includes:
- a CDS encoding fructosamine kinase family protein, whose protein sequence is MMTPDADPTPFFETILLEQLGRNVEVLDFQLLGSNPTWQAVRLGTDAGPFFLKWSEAVSIQVVEAEAQSLQLLRKTDVIRLPEVIGHGQSGQHTYLLLEFLYENYPRPDFSSVLGEQLAELHIRTHPTFGLHFDTYLCGLRQDNALDQDGIRFWIEKRLRAQAGLAHYRHLISTETLARLEKLFERLPQLIPREKPALLHGDLRAGNVLVGEDGYVSLLGPAPYYGLREAEIAYAHLLGRFERAFFEAYDNIFPLEPGFEERRSLYNLYPLLVLLNTNGETYTSAIERILRKYL
- a CDS encoding low molecular weight protein-tyrosine-phosphatase — its product is MASPVRVLFVCLGNICRSPMAEGIFRHLVEQAQVSEQITIDSSGTSRYHIGELADERMRATAAKRGLNLTHRARQILTEDLEIFDLIVAMDRANLTEIRKLPSAEKYQDKLVLMRDFDPQPEDGQVPDPYFGGQDGFENVARMLERSGQRLLAFLMEKYALRPNGKV
- a CDS encoding DUF2911 domain-containing protein; amino-acid sequence: MKRALLPFVILSLFCIAHLSAQSINPKSRVSQIALATYKSPEGYLKIHYGQPYRKDRAIFGALVPYHQVWRTGANEATELTTTSDLLIGNKELKAGTYSVYTIPQPNRWTIILNSDLGAWGAYEYTPKKDVLRFEVPVGHTPETYEAFTINILGDGPEAEIQMMWEQTFVSIPVKILGATASAP
- a CDS encoding PhoH family protein; translation: MVEKVITLDNVSLVDFLGVANQNINEIASAFPQSKIISRGNEIRIKGTAPEIMKINDILNALLEHYNHFGRLTQENVQSYIRRDEERIENELLEDTIIYGTKGVIIKPKTVNQQKLVEAVRRHDLVFAVGPAGTGKTYISVAMAVRALKNKEVKKIIITRPAVEAGENLGFLPGDMKEKIDPYLRPIYDALDDMVPAEKLKYYQENRVIEIAPLAYMRGRTLHNAFILLDEAQNTTPMQIKMFLTRMGPNSKAIITGDASQVDLPRQQKSGLLEALHILKDVKGISFVHLDGEDVVRHRLVKRIIEAYDRAAEGQDNPEKPRPKPLPKSTPVE
- a CDS encoding putative quinol monooxygenase, whose amino-acid sequence is MVIRIVRLVFREDSVEEFLRIFQRTSPHIRHFEGCQHLELLHDCTHPHVYYTYSYWESEAALEQYRHSPLFKQTWAETRQLFGGRPSAHSVQRVTQVT